In the genome of Carnobacterium viridans, one region contains:
- a CDS encoding copper homeostasis protein CutC: MYLKEVCLENYSFIPKAIAQGATRIELCDYLISGGTTVSKGVMHEAAAYCAEKSIPLMAMIRPRSGDFIYNDSELKIMGYDIIEARNLGLDGIVLGCLTNDQLIDEDAMEQLLEEAYGLQVTFHMAFDAIPNEKQFEAIDWLAEHGVQRILTHGGDLTLPIEETLSHLKELVDYAKDRILILPGGGISSENADAIQQHLGVTELHGSKIVGEL, from the coding sequence ATGTATTTAAAAGAAGTTTGTTTAGAAAATTATAGTTTTATTCCTAAAGCCATTGCTCAAGGAGCAACCAGAATTGAATTGTGTGATTACTTAATCAGTGGAGGAACGACTGTCAGTAAAGGTGTCATGCATGAAGCAGCTGCCTATTGTGCTGAAAAATCGATTCCATTGATGGCTATGATCCGTCCTCGTTCAGGTGATTTTATTTATAATGACAGTGAACTTAAAATTATGGGCTATGACATTATTGAAGCGCGTAATTTAGGATTAGACGGGATTGTATTAGGTTGTCTGACCAACGATCAATTGATTGATGAAGATGCCATGGAACAATTACTAGAAGAAGCCTATGGACTTCAAGTAACGTTTCATATGGCTTTCGATGCTATACCCAATGAAAAACAATTTGAAGCTATTGACTGGTTAGCTGAACACGGTGTCCAAAGAATTTTAACTCATGGTGGAGATTTAACCTTACCAATTGAAGAAACACTTTCTCATCTTAAAGAATTAGTTGATTATGCGAAAGATCGTATTCTTATTCTTCCTGGTGGAGGCATCAGTAGTGAAAATGCAGATGCTATCCAGCAACACCTTGGCGTTACAGAATTACATGGTTCAAAAATAGTTGGCGAACTTTAA